From Vigna unguiculata cultivar IT97K-499-35 chromosome 5, ASM411807v1, whole genome shotgun sequence, the proteins below share one genomic window:
- the LOC114183682 gene encoding laccase-17-like gives MGFSLVQIPVFLLWFVIFCMFEVSQGGSTRHYHFEIRHQNVTRLCHTKSMVTVNGQFPGPRIVAREGDRLLIKVTNHVPDNITIHWHGIRQLRSGWADGPAYVTQCPIQSGQSYVYNYTISGQRGTLFWHAHISWLRASLYGPLIILPKLNSQYPFPKPHKEVPILFGEWWNSDPEAVIAQALQTGGGPNVSDAYTINGLPGPLYNCSHKDTFKLKVKPGKTYLLRFINAALNDELFFSIANHTVTVVEADAVYVKPFTTNTLLIAPGQTTNVLLKTKSHYPNATFLMTARPYATGLGTFDNSTVAAILEYKTPPNTHHSSASLKNLPLLKPLLPALNDTSFATKFSNKLRSLASPQFPANVPQKVDKQFFFTVGLGTTPCQKNQTCQGPTNATKFSASVNNVSYIQPTTALLQAHFFGQSNGVYTPDFPTKPLLPFNYTGTPPNNTMVSNGTKVLVLPFNTSVELVMQDTSILGAESHPLHLHGFNFFVVGQGFGNYDPNKDPKSFNLVDPVERNTVGVPSGGWVAIRFLADNPGAWFMHCHLEVHTSWGLKMAWLVLDGKLPNQKLLPPPADLPKC, from the exons ATGGGTTTTTCGCTTGTTCAAATCCCAGTTTTCCTTCTGTGGTTCGTCATATTTTGCATGTTTGAGGTTTCTCAGGGTGGCAGCACCAGACACTACCATTTTGAA ATAAGGCACCAAAATGTGACAAGACTGTGCCACACAAAGAGCATGGTGACAGTGAACGGGCAGTTTCCAGGACCTCGCATTGTGGCAAGGGAGGGAGACCGTCTTCTCATCAAAGTCACCAACCATGTGCCCGACAACATCACCATTCACTG GCATGGCATTCGACAGCTTCGATCCGGGTGGGCCGATGGACCGGCATACGTGACTCAATGCCCCATCCAAAGTGGTCAAAGTTATGTTTACAATTACACCATTAGTGGCCAAAGGGGAACACTGTTTTGGCATGCTCATATTTCATGGCTAAGAGCAAGTCTTTACGGTCCTCTCATCATTCTTCCCAAACTCAATTCTCAATACCCTTTTCCTAAACCCCACAAGGAAGTTCCTATCTTGTTTG GAGAATGGTGGAATTCAGATCCCGAGGCAGTCATAGCACAAGCATTGCAAACGGGTGGAGGCCCAAATGTCTCTGACGCCTACACGATTAACGGACTTCCAGGGCCATTGTATAACTGCTCTCACAAAG ATACATTCAAGCTGAAGGTGAAGCCGGGGAAGACTTACCTTTTACGATTCATCAATGCGGCACTGAACGATGAGCTGTTTTTCAGCATTGCGAATCACACAGTAACAGTTGTTGAAGCAGATGCAGTTTACGTGAAGCCTTTCACGACCAATACCCTCCTGATTGCTCCTGGACAAACCACTAATGTTCTTCTGAAAACAAAGTCTCACTATCCCAACGCCACATTCCTCATGACTGCCAGACCATACGCCACTGGCCTTGGCACTTTCGACAACTCAACTGTGGCTGCCATTTTGGAATACAAAACCCCACCAAATACTCATCATTCATCTGCTTCACTTAAAAACCTTCCCCTCCTCAAACCTCTTCTCCCTGCACTCAACGACACTTCTTTTGCCACAAAATTCTCCAACAAACTCCGCAGCTTGGCAAGCCCTCAGTTTCCTGCAAATGTTCCCCAGAAAGTAGATAAGCAGTTTTTCTTCACAGTAGGCCTTGGCACCACTCCCTGCCAGAAGAACCAAACTTGTCAAGGACCCACCAATGCAACAAAGTTTTCAGCTTCAGTTAACAATGTTTCTTACATACAACCAACCACTGCTCTTCTTCAAGCACACTTCTTTGGGCAATCCAATGGAGTTTACACCCCTGACTTTCCAACCAAACCATTGCTTCCATTCAACTACACTGGCACCCCTCCCAACAACACCATGGTCAGCAACGGAACAAAGGTGCTGGTTCTTCCCTTCAACACCAGTGTAGAGCTCGTGATGCAGGACACCAGCATTCTCGGTGCTGAGAGTCACCCTCTCCATTTGCATGGCTTTAACTTCTTTGTTGTCGGTCAAGGTTTTGGGAACTATGACCCAAATAAGGACCCAAAAAGCTTCAATCTTGTTGATCCCGTTGAGAGAAACACGGTTGGTGTTCCTTCCGGTGGATGGGTTGCTATCAGATTCTTGGCAGATAATCCAG GGGCATGGTTCATGCATTGTCATTTGGAAGTGCACACAAGCTGGGGTCTTAAGATGGCCTGGCTTGTCTTGGACGGAAAACTCCCAAATCAGAAGCTGCTTCCACCACCAGCCGATCTTCCCAAATGTTAA